The following are encoded in a window of Corynebacterium marinum DSM 44953 genomic DNA:
- the rpoZ gene encoding DNA-directed RNA polymerase subunit omega, with product MTNVSNETSNSTAVYDPPEGITAPPIDALLAKVSSKYALVIFAAKRARQINSYYQQHDEGVFEFVGPLVTPEPGEKPLSIALREIDAGLLEHEEGH from the coding sequence GTGACCAACGTGAGCAACGAGACGTCCAACTCCACCGCCGTCTACGATCCGCCGGAGGGCATCACCGCCCCGCCGATCGACGCGCTGCTGGCCAAGGTGTCCTCCAAGTACGCGCTGGTGATCTTCGCGGCCAAGCGTGCCCGCCAGATCAACAGCTACTACCAGCAGCACGATGAGGGCGTCTTCGAGTTCGTCGGTCCGCTGGTGACCCCCGAGCCCGGCGAAAAGCCGCTGTCCATCGCGCTGCGCGAGATCGACGCAGGTCTGCTCGAGCACGAGGAAGGCCACTAG
- the gmk gene encoding guanylate kinase, giving the protein MTGENPAGRLVVLAGPSAVGKSTVVHRLRSTVDRLYFSVSMTTRAPRPGEVDGVDYFFVTPDQFQENIDRGLMLEWADIHGGIQRSGTPAAPVQEALSQGRPVLVEVDLEGARNVKSMMPEALSVFLAPPSWEVLVERLTGRGTEPEDVIARRLETAQEELACQGEFDHVVVNEDVDDAVSDISDILQGRLPLTSTRSRESAGKE; this is encoded by the coding sequence ATGACCGGCGAGAACCCAGCGGGTCGGCTTGTCGTCCTGGCCGGCCCCTCCGCGGTGGGGAAATCCACCGTGGTTCATCGCCTGCGCAGCACCGTCGACCGCCTCTATTTCAGCGTGTCGATGACCACCCGGGCCCCCCGGCCCGGTGAAGTCGACGGAGTCGACTACTTCTTCGTCACCCCGGATCAGTTCCAGGAGAACATCGACCGCGGTCTGATGCTCGAATGGGCAGACATCCACGGCGGCATCCAGCGGTCGGGTACTCCGGCCGCTCCCGTGCAGGAGGCCCTGTCCCAGGGCCGTCCCGTGCTGGTCGAGGTTGATCTCGAGGGGGCCCGCAACGTGAAGTCGATGATGCCCGAGGCACTGTCCGTCTTCCTGGCCCCGCCGTCCTGGGAGGTGCTCGTCGAGCGCCTGACCGGTCGCGGGACGGAACCGGAGGATGTCATCGCGCGTCGTCTGGAGACCGCCCAGGAAGAGCTCGCCTGTCAGGGCGAGTTCGACCACGTGGTGGTCAACGAGGACGTGGATGACGCTGTTTCCGACATCAGTGATATCCTGCAGGGCAGACTTCCCCTGACTTCGACCCGTTCGCGGGAAAGCGCAGGTAAAGAATAA
- the mihF gene encoding integration host factor, actinobacterial type, which translates to MALPQLTDEQRKQALAKAAEARKARAELKEQLKRGDTNLKEVLDQAQDNEIIGKTKVSALLEALPKVGKVKAKEIMEQLEIAQTRRLRGLGDRQRRALLERFGFSED; encoded by the coding sequence GTGGCCCTTCCCCAGTTGACCGATGAGCAGCGCAAGCAGGCTCTCGCCAAGGCCGCTGAGGCCCGCAAGGCACGTGCAGAGCTCAAGGAACAGCTCAAGCGCGGCGACACCAACCTCAAGGAAGTTCTGGACCAGGCCCAGGACAACGAGATCATCGGCAAGACCAAGGTCTCCGCTCTGCTGGAGGCTCTTCCGAAGGTGGGCAAGGTCAAGGCCAAGGAGATCATGGAGCAGCTGGAGATCGCCCAGACCCGCCGTCTGCGCGGCCTCGGCGACCGTCAGCGCCGTGCCCTGCTGGAGCGCTTCGGCTTCTCCGAGGACTAG
- the pyrF gene encoding orotidine-5'-phosphate decarboxylase produces MTFGTRLLDAAASRGRLCVGIDPHPSLMEMWGLDDDVEGLAEFSRRCVEAFADTAALVKPQVAFYERYGSAGFRVLEDTLSALREAGCLTVADAKRGDIGSTMAGYAEAWLGERSPLRSDAVTVSPYLGVGALAPVLELAEQTGRGVFVLAATSNPEAVVLQNHRGADGRTIAQQVVDECARRNEAHIQDGEAGNVGVVVGATLAQAPDLSRLGGPVLMPGVGAQGASAGDVARIAAGVEHLAFPNISRAVLGTGPRIADLRSAVVTTASEFPGHED; encoded by the coding sequence GTGACCTTCGGCACCCGGCTTCTCGACGCCGCCGCCTCGCGCGGCCGCCTGTGCGTCGGCATCGACCCGCACCCCTCCCTGATGGAGATGTGGGGGCTCGACGACGACGTCGAGGGCCTGGCTGAGTTCAGCCGCCGCTGCGTGGAGGCCTTCGCCGACACCGCGGCGCTGGTCAAGCCCCAGGTGGCGTTCTACGAGCGCTACGGGTCCGCCGGTTTCCGCGTCCTGGAGGACACCCTGTCCGCCCTGCGCGAAGCAGGCTGCCTCACCGTCGCGGACGCCAAGCGCGGGGACATCGGCTCCACCATGGCCGGTTACGCCGAGGCCTGGCTGGGGGAGAGGTCGCCGCTGCGCAGCGACGCCGTCACCGTCTCCCCCTACCTGGGTGTCGGGGCCCTCGCCCCTGTCCTGGAGCTGGCTGAGCAGACCGGCCGCGGCGTCTTCGTGCTGGCGGCCACCTCCAACCCGGAGGCGGTCGTGCTGCAGAATCACCGGGGTGCCGACGGCCGCACCATCGCCCAGCAGGTGGTGGACGAGTGCGCGCGCCGCAACGAGGCGCACATACAGGACGGGGAGGCCGGGAACGTCGGAGTCGTCGTCGGCGCCACGTTGGCGCAGGCACCCGACCTGTCGCGCCTGGGCGGCCCGGTGCTCATGCCGGGGGTCGGCGCCCAGGGCGCCTCGGCGGGCGATGTCGCCCGGATCGCCGCGGGTGTGGAGCATCTGGCGTTCCCCAATATCTCCCGTGCGGTCCTCGGGACGGGGCCCCGCATCGCGGACCTCCGCTCGGCGGTCGTCACGACTGCCAGTGAATTCCCAGGTCACGAAGATTGA
- the carB gene encoding carbamoyl-phosphate synthase large subunit, producing MPKRTDLNHVLVIGSGPIVIGQACEFDYSGTQACRVLKEEGLRVTLINSNPATIMTDPEFADHTYVEPIEPEYIEMILAREIEQGHPVDAVLATLGGQTALNAAIQLDRRGILEKYGVELIGADIDAIERGEDRQKFKDIVASVGGESARSRVCHNMDEVYETVAELGLPVVVRPSFTMGGLGSGLAYNDADLKRIAGGGLAASPEANVLIEESILGWKEFELELMRDADDNVVVIASIENVDAMGVHTGDSVTVAPALTLTDREFQELRDLGIAIIRAVGVDTGGCNIQFAIDPSNGRIITIEMNPRVSRSSALASKATGFPIAKLAAKLAIGYTLDEVTNDITGVTPAAFEPTLDYVIVKAPRFAFEKFPGAEDTLTTTMKSVGEAMGIGRNYISGLNKVMRSLEQKQTGFWTTSDEFFAGERATDLDAVLEDLKRPTDGRLYDMELALRLGATVEQLHEASSVDPWFLAELKALVDFRQVLIDAPVLDADLLREAKYYGLSDAQIAALRPELAGESGVRRLRWSLGIRPVFKTVDTCAAEFEAQTPYHYSAYELDPDAESEVAPQTEKDKVIILGSGPNRIGQGIEFDYSCVHAALELSRIGYETVMVNCNPETVSTDYDTADRLYFEPLTFEDVMEVYHAEAQSGTVAGVIVQLGGQTPLGLAQKLADAGVPVVGTSPEAIDLAEDRGEFGEVLRIADLPAPAFGTATTFDEARAVADDIGYPVLVRPSYVLGGRGMEIVYDEESLADYIERATELSPDHPVLVDRFLDSAIEIDVDALCDGEEVYLAGVMEHIEEAGIHSGDSACALPPMTLGAEDIEKVRESTRALAHGIGVKGLMNVQFALKDDILYVIEANPRASRTVPFVSKATGVHLAKAASRIMLGATLAELKDEGMIPTDYDGGSLPLEHPIAVKEAVLPFNRFRRADGTMLDTLLSPEMKSTGEVMGLADNFGAAYAKAEEAAFGKLPTEGRVFVSVANRDKRTLIFPIQRLSSLGFTLLATAGTAAMLRRNGIECETVLKASDVRDGAEGQSIVDLILDGDVDLILNTPAGSAGARHDGYDIRAAAVTSSVPLVTTVQGITAAVQGIEALRDGELTVRALQELDHTAGQ from the coding sequence ATGCCCAAGCGCACCGACCTCAACCACGTCCTGGTCATCGGATCCGGCCCCATCGTCATCGGACAGGCCTGCGAATTCGACTACTCCGGCACCCAGGCCTGCCGCGTCCTCAAGGAAGAGGGCCTGCGGGTCACCCTGATCAACTCCAACCCGGCCACGATCATGACCGACCCGGAGTTCGCCGACCACACCTACGTGGAGCCGATCGAGCCCGAGTACATCGAGATGATCCTCGCGCGGGAGATCGAGCAGGGCCACCCGGTCGACGCCGTCCTGGCTACCCTGGGCGGCCAGACCGCACTCAACGCCGCCATCCAGCTCGACCGCCGCGGCATCCTGGAGAAGTACGGCGTGGAGCTCATCGGCGCCGACATCGACGCCATCGAGCGAGGCGAGGACCGTCAGAAGTTCAAGGACATCGTCGCCTCCGTCGGCGGCGAATCCGCCCGCTCCCGCGTCTGCCACAACATGGACGAGGTCTACGAGACGGTCGCCGAGCTCGGCCTGCCGGTCGTCGTCCGCCCCTCCTTCACCATGGGCGGCCTGGGCTCCGGCCTGGCGTACAACGACGCCGACCTCAAGCGCATCGCCGGCGGCGGCCTCGCCGCCTCCCCCGAGGCCAACGTCCTCATCGAGGAGTCCATCCTCGGCTGGAAGGAGTTCGAACTCGAGCTCATGCGTGACGCCGACGACAACGTCGTGGTCATCGCCTCCATCGAGAACGTCGACGCCATGGGAGTGCACACCGGCGACTCCGTCACCGTGGCTCCGGCCCTGACGCTCACCGACCGTGAGTTCCAGGAGCTGCGTGACCTCGGCATCGCCATCATCCGCGCCGTCGGCGTGGACACCGGCGGCTGCAACATCCAGTTCGCCATCGACCCGTCGAACGGCCGGATCATCACCATCGAGATGAACCCGCGCGTCTCGCGCTCCTCGGCGCTGGCGTCGAAGGCCACTGGTTTCCCCATCGCCAAGCTGGCCGCGAAACTGGCCATCGGCTACACCCTCGACGAGGTCACCAACGACATCACCGGCGTCACCCCGGCGGCCTTCGAGCCGACCCTGGACTACGTCATCGTCAAGGCGCCGCGTTTCGCCTTCGAGAAGTTCCCCGGCGCCGAGGACACCCTCACCACCACCATGAAGTCCGTCGGCGAGGCCATGGGCATCGGCCGCAACTACATCTCCGGCCTCAACAAGGTCATGCGCTCCCTGGAGCAGAAGCAGACCGGTTTCTGGACCACCTCCGACGAGTTCTTCGCCGGCGAGCGCGCCACCGACCTGGACGCCGTCCTGGAGGACCTCAAGCGCCCCACCGACGGCCGCCTCTACGACATGGAGCTCGCCCTGCGCCTCGGCGCCACGGTCGAGCAGCTCCACGAGGCATCGTCCGTCGACCCGTGGTTCCTTGCCGAGCTCAAGGCCCTGGTGGACTTCCGGCAGGTGCTCATCGACGCCCCCGTGCTCGACGCAGACCTCCTCCGCGAGGCCAAGTACTACGGCCTCTCCGACGCACAGATCGCGGCCCTGCGCCCCGAACTCGCCGGCGAGAGCGGCGTCCGCCGCCTGCGCTGGTCCCTGGGCATCCGCCCGGTGTTCAAGACCGTCGACACCTGCGCCGCCGAGTTCGAGGCGCAGACCCCGTACCACTACTCGGCCTACGAGCTGGATCCGGACGCAGAGTCCGAGGTCGCGCCGCAGACCGAGAAGGACAAGGTCATCATCCTGGGCTCCGGCCCGAACCGCATCGGCCAGGGCATCGAGTTCGACTACTCCTGCGTCCACGCCGCCCTGGAGCTCTCCCGGATCGGCTACGAGACGGTCATGGTCAACTGCAACCCGGAGACCGTCTCCACCGACTACGACACCGCCGACCGCCTCTACTTCGAGCCGCTGACCTTCGAGGACGTCATGGAGGTCTACCACGCGGAGGCCCAGTCCGGCACCGTCGCCGGCGTGATCGTCCAGCTCGGCGGCCAGACGCCGCTGGGTCTGGCGCAGAAGCTCGCCGACGCCGGCGTCCCCGTCGTCGGCACCAGCCCGGAGGCCATCGACCTGGCCGAGGACCGCGGCGAGTTCGGCGAGGTGCTGCGCATCGCCGATCTGCCGGCCCCGGCCTTCGGCACCGCCACCACCTTCGACGAGGCCCGCGCCGTCGCCGACGACATCGGCTACCCGGTCCTGGTGCGCCCGTCCTACGTCCTCGGCGGCCGCGGCATGGAGATCGTCTACGACGAGGAATCCCTCGCCGACTACATCGAGCGCGCCACCGAGCTGTCCCCGGACCACCCGGTGCTCGTCGACCGCTTCCTCGACTCGGCCATCGAGATCGACGTCGACGCGCTGTGCGACGGCGAAGAGGTCTACCTCGCCGGCGTCATGGAGCACATCGAGGAGGCTGGCATCCACTCCGGCGACTCCGCCTGCGCCCTGCCGCCCATGACCCTGGGCGCGGAGGACATCGAGAAGGTCCGCGAGTCCACCAGGGCGCTGGCCCACGGCATCGGCGTCAAGGGACTGATGAACGTCCAGTTCGCCCTCAAGGACGACATCCTCTACGTCATCGAGGCGAACCCGCGTGCGTCGCGCACCGTGCCGTTCGTGTCCAAGGCCACCGGCGTGCACCTGGCCAAGGCCGCGTCCCGCATCATGCTGGGCGCCACCCTGGCGGAGCTCAAGGACGAGGGCATGATCCCGACCGACTACGACGGTGGTTCCCTCCCGCTGGAGCACCCCATCGCCGTGAAGGAGGCCGTGCTGCCCTTCAACCGTTTCCGCCGCGCCGACGGCACCATGCTGGACACCCTGCTCAGCCCGGAGATGAAGTCCACCGGCGAGGTCATGGGCCTGGCGGACAACTTCGGCGCCGCCTACGCCAAGGCGGAGGAGGCCGCGTTCGGCAAGCTGCCGACCGAGGGCCGGGTCTTCGTGTCCGTGGCCAACCGCGACAAGCGCACCCTGATCTTCCCGATCCAGCGCCTGTCCTCCCTCGGTTTCACCCTGCTGGCCACGGCGGGCACCGCCGCGATGCTGCGCCGCAACGGCATCGAGTGCGAAACCGTGCTCAAGGCCTCCGACGTGCGCGACGGGGCGGAGGGGCAGTCCATCGTCGACCTCATCCTCGACGGCGACGTCGACCTCATCCTCAACACCCCGGCAGGTTCCGCCGGAGCACGCCACGACGGCTACGACATCCGCGCTGCCGCGGTGACCTCCAGCGTCCCGCTGGTGACCACCGTCCAGGGCATCACCGCCGCGGTCCAGGGCATCGAGGCCCTGCGCGACGGCGAGCTCACCGTGCGCGCCCTGCAGGAACTCGACCACACGGCGGGGCAGTAG